A genomic window from Dermacentor silvarum isolate Dsil-2018 chromosome 9, BIME_Dsil_1.4, whole genome shotgun sequence includes:
- the LOC119464527 gene encoding uncharacterized protein LOC119464527 isoform X1: protein MPRKKRPRTEQEELEHKRRRAEAARRRRRNKSEEERAAEREHHATAARERRRNRSEEEKVVERERHAAAARERRQRQSEEERAAERARHAAAARERWQNQSEEQRVAERERHAASKRRRRAAKRARAAAARRERRRQAKRKQPASSNQHGSAQTKRKQPSSSNQYGYVAVVSAKTVHSQMATQFSDRADVAVGPSGINRSTQTPPVATFVTRLNSWTDTDDLVSFQDSGSEPCG from the exons ATGCCGAGGAAGAAGAGGCCGCGCACTGAACAAGAAGAGCTCGAACACAAGCGTAGACGCGCAGAGGCggcgcgacgacggcgacggaaCAAGAGCGAAGAAGAGCGAGCGGCCGAGCGGGAACACCACGCGACTGCGGCCCGAGAACGTCGGAGAAATCGAAGCGAAGAAGAGAAGGTGGTCGAGCGAGAGCGCCACGCCGCGGCCGCTCGCGAACGGCGACAGCGACAGAGCGAAGAGGAACGTGCGGCCGAGCGGGCACGGCACGCGGCAGCCGCTCGAGAACGATGGCAAAATCAGAGCGAGGAGCAGAGAGTGGCAGAGCGGGAGCGGCATGCGGCATCGAAGCGACGGCGCCGAGCGGCGAAGCGAGCGCGTGCTGCGGCTGCCCGGAGGGAGCGACGGAGACAG GCCAAAAGAAAGCAACCTGCCTCCAGCAACCAACATGGCTCTGCACAGACCAAAAGAAAGCAGCCTTCCTCCAGCAACCAATATGGCTACGTGGCTGTTGTATCGGCTAAGACTGTGCATTCGCAAATGGCCACACAGTTCAGTGACAGAGCTGATGTTGCAGTCGGGCCCTCGGGGATCAACAGGTCAACCCAGACACCACCTGTTGCTACCTTTGTTACCAGGCTGAACAGCTGGACAGATACCGATGATCTTGTCAGCTTCCAGGACAGTGGCTCTGAGCCATGTGGATAA
- the LOC119463975 gene encoding uncharacterized protein LOC119463975 produces MDVELQGLLKGGSSLQLQQVPIPGSSTTVYCDMSTARSRPYVPLSHRRALFNQLHNLGHPGIRASTRLVADRYVWPSLQRDCCTWVRSCIQCQRAKVTRHVTSPLGAFPQPSGRFQHVHLDIIGLFPPAGPYRYCLTAIDRLLGQTVGFERSRTTSYHACTNGMIERFHRQFKAAIMCQPDSTWLEVIPAVALSLRATFKQDIQAKPAELVYGEPLRLAGEFLAAPPSTTATSDPTDFVARLRRTIAALRPSPAAHHCKTAPFVFKDLATCTHTFLRDDTVHRPFQPPYSRSYPVLRRDDKTFTLRVSGNDVRISIDWLKPAYIDSAEPGNTSAPTGVHPRPPTSQPASVVTTRYGRRVRCTDLYKP; encoded by the exons ATGGACGTCGAACTGCAGGGACTTCTTAAGGGTGGGTCCTCACTACAGCTGCAACAAGTCCCCATACCTGGATCGTCAACGACTGTCTACTGCGACATGTCAACAGCACGAAGCAGGCCTTACGTGCCCCTGTCCCACCGCCGTGCCCTCTTCAACCAGCTACATAATCTCGGCCATCCTGGCATACGCGCCTCTACACGCCTTGTGGCTGACCGCTATGTCTGGCCCTCCCTGCAGCGGGATTGCTGCACCTGGGTGCGCTCCTGCATTCAATGCCAGCGCGCTAAAGTCACCAGGCATGTCACTTCACCGCTTGGAGCATTCCCCCAGCCCTCTGGTCGGTTTCAACACGTCCACCTTGATATCATAGGGCTCTTTCCCCCAGCTGGACCCTATCGCTACTGCCTCACTGCCATCGATCG GCTCCTCGGGCAGACCGTCGGGTTTGAGCGCTCGAGGACCACCAGCTACCACGCCTGCACCAACGGGATGATCGAGCGCTTCCACCGACAGTTCAAAGCAGCCATCATGTGCCAGCCGGACTCAACCTGGCTCGAAGTCATCCCAGCCGTCGCCCTAAGTCTTCGCGCCACCTTCAAGCAGGACATTCAGGCTAAACCCGCAGAGCTCGTCTACGGGGAACCACTCCGTCTCGCAGGCGAATTTCTTGCTGCACCGCCATCCACCACCGCGACGTCAGATCCCACCGATTTCGTCGCCCGGCTCCGACGCACCATCGCTGCCCTCCGCCCGTCACCTGCAGCTCACCATTGTAAGACTGCGCCTTTCGTCTTCAAGGATCTGGCAACGTGCACGCACACTTTTCTCCGCGACGACACCGTCCACAGGCCTTTCCAGCCACCTTACAGCAGATCCTACCCAGTTCTCCGTCGCGACGACAAAACCTTCACCCTGCGCGTTAGCGGGAACGACGTCCGCATCTCTATCGACTGGCTGAAGCCAGCCTACATCGATTCTGCCGAACCAGGAAATACCAGTGCACCCACAGGCGTCCATCCACGACCCCCGACCTCGCAGCCTGCTTCTGTTGTCACTACACGCTATGGACGTCGGGTACGCTGCACAGATCTTTACAAACCCTGA